In a single window of the candidate division WOR-3 bacterium genome:
- the tgt gene encoding tRNA guanosine(34) transglycosylase Tgt: protein MFKIIKKSKENKARVSVLKTIHGEVNLPNFMPVASQGTVKTLSPRDLKEIGVEIIVSNTYHLHLRPGEDLIEKFGGLHKFMGFHGSILTDSGGFQVFSLSDLRRINEEGVEFKSHIDGKRVFFTPYKVIDIELKLGSDIIMVLDECPSYPAEKSYAEKSLNLTLKWAEKSLEYFKNKTKDLLNRPYIFGISQGSTYIDLRKRGIEKLLEFDFDGYAIGGLAVGEPQEIREEVIKEIIDMFPEEKPRYIMGVGYPEDIFFCVENGIDLFDCVLPTRNARTGLVFTSEGKIRIKNSIYSDDDRPLDPECDCFVCRNFSRAYIRHLFNAEEYLGLYLASYHSVYFYINLMRKIRESIKEDRFYEFKKKFFENYNSD, encoded by the coding sequence ATGTTTAAAATAATAAAGAAATCAAAAGAAAACAAAGCAAGAGTTTCGGTTTTAAAAACTATTCATGGTGAAGTTAATTTGCCAAATTTTATGCCAGTTGCTTCGCAGGGAACAGTTAAAACTCTTTCTCCAAGGGATTTAAAGGAAATAGGGGTTGAAATAATAGTTTCAAATACATATCATCTTCACTTAAGACCTGGTGAAGATTTGATTGAAAAATTTGGAGGTCTTCATAAGTTTATGGGTTTTCATGGTTCAATTTTAACTGATTCTGGCGGTTTTCAGGTTTTTTCTTTATCGGATTTAAGAAGGATTAATGAAGAAGGAGTTGAGTTTAAATCTCATATTGATGGTAAAAGGGTTTTCTTTACTCCTTACAAAGTAATTGATATTGAGTTAAAACTTGGTTCAGATATTATAATGGTTCTTGATGAATGTCCTTCTTATCCTGCTGAAAAATCCTATGCTGAGAAATCATTGAATCTCACGCTTAAATGGGCTGAAAAAAGTTTAGAATATTTTAAAAACAAGACAAAGGATTTATTAAATAGACCTTATATATTTGGAATTTCTCAAGGTTCCACATACATTGATTTGAGAAAAAGGGGGATTGAGAAACTTCTTGAATTTGATTTTGATGGTTATGCTATTGGAGGTCTTGCAGTTGGGGAGCCACAAGAAATTAGGGAAGAAGTAATAAAAGAAATAATTGATATGTTTCCTGAAGAAAAGCCAAGATACATTATGGGGGTTGGCTATCCCGAAGATATTTTTTTCTGCGTTGAAAATGGTATAGATCTTTTTGATTGTGTTCTTCCAACAAGAAATGCAAGAACAGGTCTTGTATTCACTTCTGAAGGGAAAATAAGAATTAAAAATTCAATTTATTCAGATGATGATAGACCTTTGGATCCAGAGTGTGATTGTTTTGTTTGCAGAAATTTTTCAAGAGCCTATATAAGACATCTTTTTAATGCTGAAGAGTATCTCGGACTTTACCTTGCTTCCTATCATTCTGTCTATTTTTACATAAATTTGATGAGAAAAATAAGAGAAAGCATAAAGGAGGATAGATTTTATGAATTTAAAAAAAAATTTTTTGAAAATTATAACTCAGATTGA
- the rocD gene encoding ornithine--oxo-acid transaminase: protein MIQKLLNTEIELFLNSLTKEELENIKENHLAPNYKPFPVWIKRGSGSRVYDIDGKEYLDFIGCYSALSHGHLNRRIIERAKKQMERLTLTGRHVIYPELVLFAKVLAEYSGMEMVLPMNTGAEAVETALKTARRWGYRIKKVPKDKAEIIVMERNFHGRTITVISFSTNEEYRDGFGPFTPGFKIVKFGDLKELKKKITKNTVAVLFEPIQAEGGVYVPYDGFLKDVRKLCDEENILMILDEIQTGMGRTGKPFAYMWEGVKPDLITVGKAIGGGIMPVSAVAGKREILSLMDPGSHGSTFGGNPLACVIGIESILEMEREKLPDQAREKGEYLMKKLKEIDSKKIKEIRGKGLLIGVEINKEYGTGKKFAEILLKHGIITKETHLMTVRITPPLTITYEEIDEGIERLKKGLEEL, encoded by the coding sequence ATGATTCAAAAACTTTTAAATACTGAAATAGAGCTATTTTTAAATTCACTTACTAAGGAAGAGCTTGAAAATATTAAAGAAAATCATCTTGCCCCTAATTATAAACCTTTTCCTGTATGGATAAAAAGAGGCTCTGGTTCAAGAGTTTATGATATAGATGGAAAGGAGTATCTTGATTTTATAGGTTGTTATTCAGCACTCTCACATGGGCATCTCAATAGAAGAATAATTGAAAGAGCTAAAAAACAGATGGAAAGACTCACTTTAACAGGCAGGCATGTTATATATCCTGAGCTTGTTCTATTTGCTAAGGTTCTTGCTGAATATTCAGGTATGGAGATGGTTTTGCCTATGAATACTGGTGCTGAAGCAGTTGAAACTGCTCTTAAGACAGCTCGTAGATGGGGTTATAGAATTAAGAAAGTTCCCAAAGATAAGGCTGAGATAATAGTAATGGAGAGAAACTTTCATGGAAGAACAATAACAGTAATAAGTTTTTCAACAAATGAAGAGTATAGAGATGGTTTTGGACCTTTTACCCCTGGATTTAAAATTGTCAAATTTGGTGATTTAAAAGAATTAAAAAAGAAAATTACAAAAAATACAGTTGCAGTTTTATTTGAACCCATTCAGGCAGAAGGCGGAGTTTATGTGCCCTATGATGGTTTTTTGAAAGATGTTCGGAAATTGTGCGATGAGGAAAATATACTTATGATTCTTGATGAAATTCAAACAGGTATGGGTAGAACTGGTAAGCCTTTTGCCTATATGTGGGAAGGTGTAAAACCTGATTTGATAACAGTTGGAAAAGCAATAGGGGGTGGAATTATGCCTGTTTCAGCAGTTGCTGGAAAAAGAGAAATTCTATCTCTTATGGATCCTGGTTCTCATGGAAGCACTTTTGGGGGAAATCCTCTTGCCTGTGTGATTGGAATTGAATCAATTCTTGAAATGGAAAGGGAAAAACTCCCGGATCAGGCAAGAGAAAAAGGAGAATATTTAATGAAAAAATTAAAGGAAATTGATTCCAAAAAAATAAAAGAAATAAGGGGAAAGGGTCTTCTTATAGGTGTAGAAATAAATAAGGAATATGGAACAGGTAAAAAATTCGCTGAAATACTTTTAAAACATGGAATAATAACAAAGGAAACTCATCTAATGACAGTCAGAATAACACCTCCCCTTACTATAACCTATGAGGAAATTGATGAAGGTATTGAAAGATTAAAAAAGGGTTTGGAAGAACTTTAA
- a CDS encoding archease: MEEEIREIEHTADIGFIVRAKDIESLIKKISLILSNVMVDKETIEIKETKNFEVKIEEEDFIVIDVLRELLYFFDTEGFIWRDVKVNIKGNIILLELKGEKFDNKKHKLKKDVKAVTYHDYYLEKKENFYETRFILDI, encoded by the coding sequence ATGGAAGAAGAAATTAGAGAAATAGAACATACTGCTGATATAGGTTTTATAGTAAGAGCAAAAGATATTGAGTCTTTAATTAAAAAAATTTCCCTTATACTTTCAAATGTTATGGTTGATAAAGAAACTATCGAAATTAAAGAAACAAAAAATTTTGAAGTAAAAATTGAAGAAGAAGATTTTATTGTAATTGATGTTTTAAGAGAGCTTTTATATTTTTTTGATACAGAAGGTTTTATTTGGAGGGATGTAAAAGTAAATATTAAAGGAAATATTATATTACTTGAATTAAAGGGTGAAAAATTTGATAATAAAAAACACAAATTAAAGAAGGATGTAAAGGCAGTTACATATCATGATTATTATCTTGAGAAAAAGGAGAATTTTTACGAGACAAGATTTATTCTTGATATTTAA
- a CDS encoding metal-dependent hydrolase, giving the protein MKGITHFTFGLALSTFFPDLLKSAADRGTLDLVWGGIGGYLPDFLDFKIYRFLEKWDFEFEPDPEGKDPEEIINIFEKALKKAWEEKREVRIKLHTLLIGPDLWRRYGIILDEENKRITAYYGPKVNTSQIPVPLEQEERREKSKEFEIPFEYKYREITVDIFSGPSIAFIPEEDKIKIVFIPWHREWTHGFLPATLFSFLLGFFLYLIKSPFYIQNSLIFFIGFMSHGFLDQLGYMGVNFFWPLTKKRIPGFGLAESINPMINFITIWFSVSLIIFNIIRFTPSESYSVNPYIFFLISGVLIPFSLLLLSKLYAQRKGIIFNEEEEDENPFKNF; this is encoded by the coding sequence ATGAAAGGAATAACCCATTTTACATTCGGACTTGCCCTATCCACCTTTTTCCCTGATCTTCTTAAATCAGCAGCAGATAGAGGTACTCTTGACCTTGTCTGGGGAGGGATAGGTGGATATTTACCTGATTTTTTAGATTTTAAAATATATAGATTTTTAGAAAAATGGGATTTTGAATTTGAGCCAGATCCTGAAGGAAAGGATCCAGAAGAAATTATAAACATTTTTGAAAAGGCATTAAAAAAAGCATGGGAAGAAAAAAGGGAAGTAAGAATAAAACTTCATACCCTTTTAATAGGCCCTGATTTATGGAGAAGATACGGAATAATTCTTGATGAGGAAAATAAAAGAATAACAGCCTATTATGGTCCAAAGGTAAATACATCACAGATCCCTGTGCCCTTAGAGCAGGAAGAAAGAAGAGAAAAATCAAAAGAATTTGAAATTCCATTTGAATATAAATATAGAGAAATAACCGTTGATATCTTTTCTGGACCCTCAATTGCTTTTATACCAGAAGAGGATAAAATAAAAATAGTATTTATACCCTGGCACAGGGAATGGACTCACGGGTTTTTACCAGCTACTCTTTTTTCTTTTTTACTCGGTTTCTTTTTATATCTTATTAAAAGCCCTTTTTACATTCAAAACTCCTTGATTTTTTTTATAGGATTTATGTCTCATGGATTTCTCGATCAATTGGGTTATATGGGAGTTAATTTTTTCTGGCCTTTAACAAAAAAAAGAATACCCGGTTTTGGTTTGGCAGAATCAATCAATCCCATGATAAATTTCATAACAATCTGGTTTTCTGTTTCTCTTATTATTTTTAACATTATAAGATTTACACCTTCAGAAAGTTATAGTGTAAACCCTTACATTTTCTTTTTAATTTCAGGAGTTTTAATTCCTTTTTCTCTTTTATTGTTATCAAAACTTTATGCTCAGAGAAAGGGTATAATCTTTAATGAAGAAGAGGAGGACGAAAACCCCTTTAAAAACTTTTAA
- a CDS encoding GGDEF domain-containing protein produces the protein MNFEIYIDELTELKNRRYLLEKGEEILKNWKEGTFIIFDLDNFKEINDKFGHLKGDEVLKGISKILYAVFEGENNEVLRYAGDEFIIITKIKDRSTIEEKSKKLLETIRNYPYGIDYGLGKINLGASMGISNFPEDGFSIQELFEKSDSALYYCKKRGKFQYRFYSEVEEEIKKEKFLKEKGTPEEIVDREKEVEMFRNFIKKKEKPIHLKGIHGIGKTRLISFFINELLKEGKKFINITFKFDLKDVPFSSLCEYYGKRFEDIPFIIKEKIEKGEIDFIILDDIDYIDKYSKELFKVISKDFPSILSAGTDSVEWGNIEIELQPLTKEVLIEYIKKIIPELELREDFVEWISKISKGVPYLIEECIRYSIFNNIISVKGSKFILNELPQKKPESITEIYYEKIKSLDRELRNFIASLSALGKSFKINVASKYIGINPGRFIDLADKAVNLHILEPSGRDSYSFLNENFRLFIYEKLSDDSKRKMHKRVIEIFEKIKDIPEEVLIGTLAFHSKLAGETKEAMEASLKLSQLAKRLEEREDIKKLLERRKTLKIKEIPTAPPPTSSDFPFITENIISLFGALESYRIYPENSKIVFDNILKLKNNLNNLLKIRKSFTISNHEGNLIVDGVLFPNQRLLAAQKIVELLNEYEIQSISFVYEVDEKELKTLLQILSKRSSEVKSKGGIENLEEIEELKNIFINQKVYIALGEELEAIKKIPQDIDKKIKEVLNLMKNVPDGKEWIYKLKDLIRELKSEDLKNLFYEIPEDEKILKEFSKLEAKEALKVRETLENELIDAEKMGKVEEAIKIKKIIKYIPEKEKLLSEEKIKILNYEKEDLLKDEVQKILKEVFESLSIDEKRQILKKIIENLSDQSALLKRKTLEIIEKYLEYDSDYILREITKYIKKEKEEEIIKSYLKIFINKIEEKIEKGEFEEIQDFAEIVTKTNFPEVEERLLNKLTDKYVNLKKRGLKDELIRIRVLFRIMEGISIPYLLEKVEKETLLSDLLKEMFKEKIKSSEEFLYQELKKEMPIKTLEIFFDTAIEENIKIELNILKRFLEHKSDLIKLKAIELIIIGYRDEGIKIIENLFEKVNETLKRELIKLIGKYNLEPLVKILIKFIEKKGKLQPEPEPAIVREVINSLSNFKENFEIGNAFIEALKPESPLSPKKSKPPEIKILIIRALKNFEPLPEWIEVIEKLTNDPNVSVKSSAKLLLQEWKKKLEK, from the coding sequence ATGAATTTTGAAATATATATAGATGAACTAACAGAATTAAAAAACAGGAGATATCTCCTCGAAAAGGGGGAAGAAATTTTAAAAAATTGGAAAGAAGGAACTTTTATCATATTTGACCTTGACAATTTTAAAGAAATTAATGATAAATTTGGACATTTAAAAGGAGACGAGGTTCTAAAAGGTATATCAAAAATTTTATACGCGGTATTTGAGGGAGAAAATAATGAAGTTTTACGATATGCAGGTGATGAATTTATTATCATAACAAAAATAAAAGATAGAAGTACTATAGAAGAAAAAAGCAAGAAACTTTTGGAAACAATTAGAAATTACCCCTATGGAATAGATTATGGCTTAGGAAAAATTAATTTAGGGGCAAGTATGGGAATATCAAATTTTCCCGAAGACGGATTTTCCATTCAGGAATTATTTGAAAAATCTGATTCAGCCCTTTATTACTGTAAAAAGAGGGGAAAATTCCAATACAGATTTTATTCGGAAGTAGAAGAAGAAATAAAAAAGGAAAAGTTTCTTAAAGAAAAAGGAACTCCTGAAGAAATTGTTGATAGAGAGAAAGAAGTTGAAATGTTCAGGAATTTCATTAAGAAAAAAGAAAAACCTATACATTTAAAAGGTATTCATGGAATAGGAAAAACAAGATTAATTTCTTTTTTTATTAATGAACTTCTAAAAGAAGGTAAAAAATTTATAAATATAACATTTAAATTCGATCTTAAAGATGTTCCCTTCTCTTCCCTTTGTGAATACTATGGTAAAAGATTTGAAGATATTCCATTTATAATAAAAGAAAAAATTGAAAAAGGCGAGATTGATTTTATTATCCTTGACGATATTGACTATATTGATAAGTACTCAAAGGAACTTTTTAAAGTAATATCAAAGGATTTTCCCTCAATTCTTTCAGCTGGAACAGATTCTGTGGAATGGGGAAATATAGAAATAGAATTGCAACCCCTAACAAAGGAAGTGTTAATAGAATATATAAAAAAAATAATTCCTGAATTAGAATTACGAGAGGATTTTGTTGAATGGATATCTAAAATATCTAAAGGAGTACCCTATTTAATTGAAGAATGTATAAGGTATTCAATTTTTAATAACATTATTAGTGTAAAGGGTTCCAAATTTATTTTGAATGAATTACCACAAAAAAAACCTGAAAGCATAACTGAAATTTATTATGAAAAAATAAAATCTCTTGATAGAGAATTAAGAAATTTTATAGCATCTCTTTCGGCTCTTGGAAAATCTTTTAAAATAAATGTGGCTTCCAAGTATATAGGAATAAATCCAGGAAGATTCATAGATCTTGCAGACAAAGCAGTAAATCTTCATATTCTTGAACCCTCTGGCAGGGATTCCTATTCCTTTTTAAATGAAAATTTCAGATTGTTTATATATGAAAAACTATCAGATGATTCAAAAAGAAAGATGCATAAAAGGGTTATTGAAATATTTGAGAAAATAAAGGATATTCCCGAAGAAGTTTTAATTGGAACCTTAGCATTCCACTCAAAACTTGCAGGAGAAACAAAAGAAGCAATGGAAGCTTCACTTAAATTATCTCAGCTTGCTAAACGGCTTGAAGAAAGAGAAGATATTAAAAAACTCCTTGAAAGAAGAAAAACTTTAAAAATAAAAGAAATACCAACAGCACCTCCTCCTACTTCAAGTGACTTCCCTTTCATAACGGAAAATATAATCTCTCTTTTTGGTGCACTTGAATCCTATAGAATTTATCCTGAAAATTCAAAAATTGTTTTTGATAACATTTTAAAACTTAAAAATAATTTAAATAATCTTCTAAAAATAAGAAAATCTTTTACAATTTCAAACCATGAGGGGAATTTAATTGTTGACGGGGTTCTATTCCCGAACCAGAGGCTACTTGCAGCACAGAAAATAGTTGAACTTTTAAATGAATATGAAATTCAATCTATATCCTTTGTTTATGAAGTTGATGAAAAAGAACTAAAAACTTTACTTCAAATATTATCAAAAAGGTCATCTGAAGTAAAAAGCAAAGGAGGTATAGAAAATCTTGAAGAAATTGAAGAACTTAAAAATATATTTATAAATCAAAAAGTTTACATAGCCTTAGGAGAAGAGCTTGAAGCAATTAAAAAAATACCCCAGGATATAGATAAAAAAATAAAGGAAGTTCTGAATTTAATGAAAAATGTTCCTGATGGAAAGGAGTGGATTTATAAACTGAAAGATTTAATAAGAGAACTTAAAAGCGAAGATTTAAAAAATTTATTTTATGAAATACCTGAAGATGAAAAAATTTTAAAAGAATTTTCAAAGCTTGAAGCAAAAGAAGCACTGAAGGTAAGGGAAACACTTGAAAATGAACTTATAGATGCAGAAAAAATGGGTAAAGTTGAAGAAGCTATAAAAATAAAAAAAATTATAAAATATATTCCTGAAAAGGAGAAACTGTTAAGTGAAGAAAAAATAAAAATATTAAACTACGAGAAAGAAGACTTATTAAAAGATGAGGTACAAAAAATTTTAAAAGAGGTTTTTGAAAGTTTAAGTATTGATGAAAAAAGACAGATTTTAAAAAAAATAATAGAAAACCTTTCTGACCAAAGTGCTTTATTAAAAAGAAAAACACTTGAAATTATTGAAAAATATTTAGAATATGATAGTGATTACATTTTAAGAGAAATAACAAAATACATAAAAAAAGAAAAAGAAGAAGAAATTATAAAAAGTTATTTAAAAATATTTATAAATAAAATAGAAGAAAAAATTGAAAAAGGAGAATTTGAAGAAATTCAGGATTTTGCTGAAATTGTTACAAAGACTAATTTTCCAGAAGTAGAAGAAAGGCTTTTGAATAAATTAACTGATAAATATGTTAACTTGAAAAAAAGAGGGTTAAAGGATGAATTAATTAGAATTAGAGTTCTTTTCAGAATTATGGAAGGAATTTCAATACCCTATTTACTTGAAAAAGTTGAAAAAGAAACTCTTTTATCTGATCTTTTGAAAGAAATGTTTAAAGAGAAAATCAAAAGTTCCGAAGAATTCTTATACCAGGAATTAAAAAAAGAAATGCCTATTAAAACACTTGAAATATTTTTTGATACAGCTATTGAGGAAAATATTAAAATTGAATTAAACATTTTAAAAAGATTTCTTGAGCATAAATCAGATTTAATAAAACTAAAAGCTATAGAACTAATTATAATTGGATATAGGGATGAAGGAATTAAAATAATAGAAAATCTATTTGAAAAGGTAAATGAAACTCTTAAGAGAGAACTTATAAAGCTAATAGGAAAATACAATTTAGAACCCCTTGTAAAAATACTTATTAAATTTATAGAAAAAAAAGGTAAACTGCAACCTGAACCAGAACCAGCTATTGTTAGAGAAGTTATAAATTCCCTTTCAAATTTTAAAGAAAATTTTGAAATTGGAAATGCTTTTATTGAGGCTTTAAAACCAGAAAGCCCACTTTCGCCTAAAAAATCAAAACCACCAGAAATAAAAATACTTATAATAAGAGCATTAAAAAATTTTGAACCCTTACCTGAATGGATAGAGGTTATTGAGAAATTAACAAATGATCCAAATGTATCAGTTAAAAGTTCAGCCAAACTTTTATTACAGGAATGGAAGAAGAAATTAGAGAAATAG
- a CDS encoding AAA family ATPase yields MKEILEIKEKFINVKKELAKSIIGQEEVIDKILITLIARGHALIVGVPGLAKTMIVKNLASLLDLDFKRVQFTPDLMPSDITGTEMIYENPETKIREFKFVKGPIFTNCLLADEINRTPPKTQSALLEAMQEKRVTVAGTTYKLEEPFFVLATQNPIEQEGTYPLPEAQLDRFMLEIRINYPSEEEEIKIAKLVEKEEIKYEKILTKREIIEIQNMAKKIPVPDFILKYAVRLVRETRPETSEIDFVKRYVRYGAGPRASQFLIIGAKARAILKGTPSVEIEDINYLIEPVLRHRIILNFYAEADNIKVEDIINKIREHVKWEKYVNV; encoded by the coding sequence ATGAAAGAAATTCTTGAAATAAAGGAAAAATTTATTAATGTAAAAAAGGAACTTGCAAAAAGTATAATTGGCCAGGAAGAAGTAATAGACAAAATTTTAATAACTTTAATTGCAAGGGGTCATGCTCTCATAGTTGGGGTTCCAGGACTTGCAAAAACGATGATAGTTAAAAATTTAGCCTCACTACTTGACCTTGATTTTAAAAGAGTTCAGTTTACACCTGACCTCATGCCCTCTGATATCACAGGAACAGAGATGATATATGAAAATCCTGAAACAAAGATAAGAGAATTTAAATTTGTAAAGGGTCCAATATTTACAAACTGTCTACTTGCTGATGAGATAAATAGAACACCACCCAAGACTCAATCTGCTCTTCTTGAAGCAATGCAGGAAAAAAGAGTTACTGTTGCAGGAACAACTTATAAACTGGAGGAGCCCTTTTTTGTTCTTGCAACACAGAACCCAATAGAACAGGAGGGAACTTATCCTCTTCCTGAAGCACAACTTGATAGATTTATGCTTGAGATAAGAATAAATTATCCATCTGAGGAAGAGGAAATAAAAATAGCAAAACTTGTAGAAAAGGAAGAAATAAAATATGAAAAGATACTTACAAAAAGAGAAATAATTGAAATTCAAAATATGGCTAAGAAAATTCCTGTTCCAGATTTTATATTGAAATATGCAGTAAGACTTGTAAGAGAAACAAGACCTGAAACAAGTGAAATAGATTTTGTAAAAAGGTATGTGAGATATGGTGCTGGACCAAGGGCTTCTCAATTTTTAATTATCGGTGCTAAAGCAAGAGCAATTTTAAAGGGAACCCCTTCTGTTGAAATAGAGGATATAAATTACCTTATTGAACCTGTTTTAAGACATAGAATAATTTTAAACTTTTATGCAGAAGCTGATAATATTAAAGTTGAGGATATAATCAATAAAATAAGAGAACATGTAAAGTGGGAAAAATATGTTAATGTTTAA